DNA sequence from the Coffea eugenioides isolate CCC68of chromosome 9, Ceug_1.0, whole genome shotgun sequence genome:
NNNNNNNNNNNNNNNNNNNNNNNNNNNNNNNNNNNNNNNNNNNNNNNNNNNNNNNNNNNNNNNNNNNNNNNNNNNNNNNNNNNNNNNNNNNNNNNNNNNNNNNNNNNNNNNNNNNNNNNNNNNNNNNNNNNNNNNNNNNNNNNNNNNNNNNNNNNNNNNNNNNNNNNNNNNNNNNNNNNNNNNNNNNNNNNNNNNNNNNNNNNNNNNNNNNNNNNNNNNNNNNNNNNNNNNNNNNNNNNNNNNNNNNNNNNNNNNNNNNNNNNNNNNNNNNNNNNNNNNNNNNNNNNNNNNNNNNNNNNNNNNNNNNNNNNNNNNNNNNNNNNNNNNNNNNNNNNNNNNNNNNNNNNNNNNNNNNNNNNNNNNNNNNNNNNNNNNNNNNNNNNNNNNNNNNNNNNNNNNNNNNNNNNNNNNNNNNNNNNNNNNNNNNNNNNNNNNNNNNNNNNNNNNNNNNNNNNNNNNNNNNNNNNNNNNNNNNNNNNNNNNNNNNNNNNNNNNNNNNNNNNNNNNNNNNNNNNNNNNNNNNNNNNNNNNNNNNNNNNNNNNNNNNNNNNNNNNNNNNNNNNNNNNNNNNNNNNNNNNNNNNNNNNNNNNNNNNNNNNNNNNNNNNNNNNNNNNNNNNNNNNNNNNNNNNNNNNNNNNNNNNNNNNNNNNNNNNNNNNNNNNNNNNNNNNNNNNNNNNNNNNNNNNNNNNNNNNNNNNNNNNNNNNNNNNNNNNNNNNNNNNNNNNNNNNNNNNNNNNNNNNNNNNNNNNNNNNNNNNNNNNNNNNNNNNNNNNNNNNNNNNNNNNNNNNNNNNNNNNNNNNNNNNNNNNNNNNNNNNNNNNNNNNNNNNNNNNNNNNNNNNNNNNNNNNNNNNNNNNNNNNNNNNNNNNNNNNNNNNNNNNNNNNNNNNNNNNNNNNNNNNNNNNNNNNNNNNNNNNNNNNNNNNNNNNNNNNNNNNNNNNNNNNNNNNNNNNNNNNNNNNNNNNNNNNNNNNNNNNNNNNNNNNNNNNNNNNNNNNNNNNNNNNNNNNNNNNNNNNNNNNNNNNNNNNNNNNNNNNNNNNNNNNNNNNNNNNNNNNNNNNNNNNNNNNNNNNNNNNNNNNNNNNNNNNNNNNNNNNNNNNNNNNNNNNNNNNNNNNNNNNNNNNNNNNNNNNNNNNNNNNNNNNNNNNNNNNNNNNNNNNNNNNNNNNNNNNNNNNNNNNNNNNNNNNNNNNNNNNNNNNNNNNNNNNNNNNNNNNNNNNNNNNNNNNNNNNNNNNNNNNNNNNNNNNNNNNNNNNNNNNNNNNNNNNNNNNNNNNNNNNNNNNNNNNNNNNNNNNNNNNNNNNNNNNNNNNNNNNNNNNNNNNNNNNNNNNNNNNNNNNNNNNNNNNNNNNNNNNNNNNNNNNNNNNNNNNNNNNNNNNNNNNNNNNNNNNNNNNNNNNNNNNNNNNNNNNNNNNNNNNNNNNNNNNNNNNNNNNNNNNNNNNNNNNNNNNNNNNNNNNNNNNNNNNNNNNNNNNNNNNNNNNNNNNNNNNNNNNNNNNNNNNNNNNNNNNNNNNNNNNNNNNNNNNNNNNNNNNNNNNNNNNNNNNNNNNNNNNNNNNNNNNNNNNNNNNNNNNNNNNNNNNNNNNNNNNNNNNNNNNNNNNNNNNNNNNNNNNNNNNNNNNNNNNNNNNNNNNNNNNNNNNNNNNNNNNNNNNNNNNNNNNNNNNNNNNNNNNNNNNNNNNNNNNNNNNNNNNNNNNNNNNNNNNNNNNNNNNNNNNNNNNNNNNNNNNNNNNNNNNNNNNNNNNNNNNNNNNNNNNNNNNNNNNNNNNNNNNNNNNNNNNNNNNNNNNNNNNNNNNNNNNNNNNNNNNNNNNNNNNNNNNNNNNNNNNNNNNNNNNNNNNNNNNNNNNNNNNNNNNNNNNNNNNNNNNNNNNNNNNNNNNNNNNNNNNNNNNNNNNNNNNNNNNNNNNNNNNNNNNNNNNNNNNNNNNNNNNNNNNNNNNNNNNNNNNNNNNNNNNNNNNNNNNNNNNNNNNNNNNNNNNNNNNNNNNNNNNNNNNNNNNNNNNNNNNNNNNNNNNNNNNNNNNNNNNNNNNNNNNNNNNNNNNNNNNNNNNNNNNNNNNNNNNNNNNNNNNNNNNNNNNNNNNNNNNNNNNNNNNNNNNNNNNNNNNNNNNNNNNNNNNNNNNNNNNNNNNNNNNNNNNNNNNNNNNNNNNNNNNNNNNNNNNNNNNNNNNNNNNNNNNNNNNNNNNNNNNNNNNNNNNNNNNNNNNNNNNNNNNNNNNNNNNNNNNNNNNNNNNNNNNNNNNNNNNNNNNNNNNNNNNNNNNNNNNNNNNNNNNNNNNNNNNNNNNNNNNNNNNNNNNNNNNNNNNNNNNNNNNNNNNNNNNNNNNNNNNNNNNNNNNNNNNNNNNNNNNNNNNNNNNNNNNNNNNNNNNNNNNNNNNNNNNNNNNNNNNNNNNNNNNNNNNNNNNNNNNNNNNNNNNNNNNNNNNNNNNNNNNNNNNNNNNNNNNNNNNNNNNNNNNNNNNNNNNNNNNNNNNNNNNNNNNNNNNNNNNNNNNNNNNNNNNNNNNNNNNNNNNNNNNNNNNNNNNNNNNNNNNNNNNNNNNNNNNNNNNNNNNNNNNNNNNNNNNNNNNNNNNNNNNNNNNNNNNNNNNNNNNNNNNNNNNNNNNNNNNNNNNNNNNNNNNNNNNNNNNNNNNNNNNNNNNNNNNNNNNNNNNNNNNNNNNNNNNNNNNNNNNNNNNNNNNNNNNNNNNNNNNNNNNNNNNNNNNNNNNNNNNNNNNNNNNNNNNNNNNNNNNNNNNNNNNNNNNNNNNNNNNNNNNNNNNNNNNNNNNNNNNNNNNNNNNNNNNNNNNNNNNNNNNNNNNNNNNNNNNNNNNNNNNNNNNNNNNNNNNNNNNNNNNNNNNNNNNNNNNNNNNNNNNNNNNNNNNNNNNNNNNNNNNNNNNNNNNNNNNNNNNNNNNNNNNNNNNNNNNNNNNNNNNNNNNNNNNNNNNNNNNNNNNNNNNNNNNNNNNNNNNNNNNNNNNNNNNNNNNNNNNNNNNNNNNNNNNNNNNNNNNNNNNNNNNNNNNNNNNNNNNNNNNNNNNNNNNNNNNNNNNNNNNNNNNNNNNNNNNNNNNNNNNNNNNNNNNNNNNNNNNNNNNNNNNNNNNNNNNNNNNNNNNNNNNNNNNNNNNNNNNNNNNNNNNNNNNNNNNNNNNNNNNNNNNNNNNNNNNNNNNNNNNNNNNNNNNNNNNNNNNNNNNNNNNNNNNNNNNNNNNNNNNNNNNNNNNNNNNNNNNNNNNNNNNNNNNNNNNNNNNNNNNNNNNNNNNNNNNNNNNNNNNNNNNNNNNNNNNNNNNNNNNNNNNNNNNNNNNNNNNNNNNNNNNNNNNNNNNNNNNNNNNNNNNNNNNNNNNNNNNNNNNNNNNNNNNNNNNNNNNNNNNNNNNNNNNNNNNNNNNNNNNNNNNNNNNNNNNNNNNNNNNNNNNNNNNNNNNNNNNNNNNNNNNNNNNNNNNNNNNNNNNNNNNNNNNNNNNNNNNNNNNNNNNNNNNNNNNNNNNNNNNNNNNNNNNNNNNNNNNNNNNNNNNNNNNNNNNNNNNNNNNNNNNNNNNNNNNNNNNNNNNNNNNNNNNNNNNNNNNNNNNNNNNNNNNNNNNNNNNNNNNNNNNNNNNNNNNNNNNNNNNNNNNNNNNNNNNNNNNNNNNNNNNNNNNNNNNNNNNNNNNNNNNNNNNNNNNNNNNNNNNNNNNNNNNNNNNNNNNNNNNNNNNNNNNNNNNNNNNNNNNNNNNNNNNNNNNNNNNNNNNNNNNNNNNNNNNNNNNNNNNNNNNNNNNNNNNNNNNNNNNNNNNNNNNNNNNNNNNNNNNNNNNNNNNNNNNNNNNNNNNNNNNNNNNNNNNNNNNNNNNNNNNNNNNNNNNNNNNNNNNNNNNNNNNNNNNNNNNNNNNNNNNNNNNNNNNNNNNNNNNNNNNNNNNNNNNNNNNNNNNNNNNNNNNNNNNNNNNNNNNNNNNNNNNNNNNNNNNNNNNNNNNNNNNNNNNNNNNNNNNNNNNNNNNNNNNNNNNNNNNNNNNNNNNNNNNNNNNNNNNNNNNNNNNNNNNNNNNNNNNNNNNNNNNNNNNNNNNNNNNNNNNNNNNNNNNNNNNNNNNNNNNNNNNNNNNNNNNNNNNNNNNNNNNNNNNNNNNNNNNNNNNNNNNNNNNNNNNNNNNNNNNNNNNNNNNNNNNNNNNNNNNNNNNNNNNNNNNNNNNNNNNNNNNNNNNNNNNNNNNNNNNNNNNNNNNNNNNNNNNNNNNNNNNNNNNNNNNNNNNNNNNNNNNNNNNNNNNNNNNNNNNNNNNNNNNNNNNNNNNNNNNNNNNNNNNNNNNNNNNNNNNNNNNNNNNNNNNNNNNNNNNNNNNNNNNNNNNNNNNNNNNNNNNNNNNNNNNNNNNNNNNNNNNNNNNNNNNNNNNNNNNNNNNNNNNNNNNNNNNNNNNNNNNNNNNNNNNNNNNNNNNNNNNNNNNNNNNNNNNNNNNNNNNNNNNNNNNNNNNNNNNNNNNNNNNNNNNNNNNNNNNNNNNNNNNNNNNNNNNNNNNNNNNNNNNNNNNNNNNNNNNNNNNNNNNNNNNNNNNNNNNNNNNNNNNNNNNNNNNNNNNNNNNNNNNNNNNNNNNNNNNNNNNNNNNNNNNNNNNNNNNNNNNNNNNNNNNNNNNNNNNNNNNNNNNNNNNNNNNNNNNNNNNNNNNNNNNNNNNNNNNNNNNNNNNNNNNNNNNNNNNNNNNNNNNNNNNNNNNNNNNNNNNNNNNNNNNNNNNNNNNNNNNNNNNNNNNNNNNNNNNNNNNNNNNNNNNNNNNNNNNNNNNNNNNNNNNNNNNNNNNNNNNNNNNNNNNNNNNNNNNNNNNNNNNNNNNNNNNNNNNNNNNNNNNNNNNNNNNNNNNNNNNNNNNNNNNNNNNNNNNNNNNNNNNNNNNNNNNNNNNNNNNNNNNNNNNNNNNNNNNNNNNNNNNNNNNNNNNNNNNNNNNNNNNNNNNNNNNNNNNNNNNNNNNNNNNNNNNNNNNNNNNNNNNNNNNNNNNNNNNNNNNNNNNNNNNNNNNNNNNNNNNNNNNNNNNNNNNNNNNNNNNNNNNNNNNNNNNNNNNNNNNNNNNNNNNNNNNNNNNNNNNNNNNNNNNNNNNNNNNNNNNNNNNNNNNNNNNNNNNNNNNNNNNNNNNNNNNNNNNNNNNNNNNNNNNNNNNNNNNNNNNNNNNNNNNNNNNNNNNNNNNNNNNNNNNNNNNNNNNNNNNNNNNNNNNNNNNNNNNNNNNNNNNNNNNNNNNNNNNNNNNNNNNNNNNNNNNNNNNNNNNNNNNNNNNNNNNNNNNNNNNNNNNNNNNNNNNNNNNNNNNNNNNNNNNNNNNNNNNNNNNNNNNNNNNNNNNNNNNNNNNNNNNNNNNNNNNNNNNNNNNNNNNNNNNNNNNNNNNNNNNNNNNNNNNNNNNNNNNNNNNNNNNNNNNNNNNNNNNNNNNNNNNNNNNNNNNNNNNNNNNNNNNNNNNNNNNNNNNNNNNNNNNNNNNNNNNNNNNNNNNNNNNNNNNNNNNNNNNNNNNNNNNNNNNNNNNNNNNNNNNNNNNNNNNNNNNNNNNNNNNNNNNNNNNNNNNNNNNNNNNNNNNNNNNNNNNNNNNNNNNNNNNNNNNNNNNNNNNNNNNNNNNNNNNNNNNNNNNNNNNNNNNNNNNNNNNNNNNNNNNNNNNNNNNNNNNNNNNNNNNNNNNNNNNNNNNNNNNNNNNNNNNNNNNNNNNNNNNNNNNNNNNNNNNNNNNNNNNNNNNNNNNNNNNNNNNNNNNNNNNNNNNNNNNNNNNNNNNNNNNNNNNNNNNNNNNNNNNNNNNNNNNNNNNNNNNNNNNNNNNNNNNNNNNNNNNNNNNNNNNNNNNNNNNNNNNNNNNNNNNNNNNNNNNNNNNNNNNNNNNNNNNNNNNNNNNNNNNNNNNNNNNNNNNNNNNNNNNNNNNNNNNNNNNNNNNNNNNNNNNNNNNNNNNNNNNNNNNNNNNNNNNNNNNNNNNNNNNNNNNNNNNNNNNNNNNNNNNNNNNNNNNNNNNNNNNNNNNNNNNNNNNNNNNNNNNNNNNNNNNNNNNNNNNNNNNNNNNNNNNNNNNNNNNNNNNNNNNNNNNNNNNNNNNNNNNNNNNNNNNNNNNNNNNNNNNNNNNNNNNNNNNNNNNNNNNNNNNNNNNNNNNNNNNNNNNNNNNNNNNNNNNNNNNNNNNNNNNNNNNNNNNNNNNNNNNNNNNNNNNNNNNNNNNNNNNNNNNNNNNNNNNNNNNNNNNNNNNNNNNNNNNNNNNNNNNNNNNNNNNNNNNNNNNNNNNNNNNNNNNNNNNNNNNNNNNNNNNNNNNNNNNNNNNNNNNNNNNNNNNNNNNNNNNNNNNNNNNNNNNNNNNNNNNNNNNNNNNNNNNNNNNNNNNNNNNNACTTGTCAGACAGaccttaacttttttttttgtgcactTTAGTCTAGTTAAAAAAAGCACAACGATTGAGGCCCAACAATGTTAGGTCCTGAATTCGATTGAGTCCCAATAATATTAGTCCTGAattcaatcagtcccaaaagtcTCATGTATCAATTCcgagaaaataaagaaataaacaacCCTATTGCATCTTTAGTTCCCAAATTTATTAAATGGTGTACACCGTAGCTTTCGTGTTCTTAGTCACTAACTTGAGTGCTTGAAATATTACTCTTTCATATTAGGACCACAATGAAAATTGTTTAGTTAATACTAAGTTCAGCATTTACTGATTATGCAATAAAAATTCAATTTAACGAAATTTTTTAGTATTAGAACTCTGAAAGAAGACTGGTTTTCACGGTTTATCAAATAAGTGCCCACTCAAAATGAGCTTTAGGTGTGTAGTTATTTGCAAATACTATGTACAATCAAGCGTCTACATGTATGAAGGGAAATACATAAAAGTCTATATACACATATGGGAAATTATGAGTAATTTACATCTATTATCGAATGCTCAACAAACAACTCTTAAGAAGAAAAAACTCTTATACATAAGTCTTGAGAACTAGATATTCGTATCTTGGAAAGTATAAAGAACTTTTCTAACAAGTACGGCCAATCACACCTTATTTACCGTATGAATATacacaataataattactatttTTATATAACGAGTTTCTCGTAGACAATAGAAAGAAATTGGTTAGATTGGTGGATATTTATAGTTTTATACATGGGCACAAAATCATGGACGGgtagattttgttatttttttcttgactCTATTAAATTATAGAAATGGTAATAAATGAGTTTCTAAATCTTTGAATCTTGCCaaactaagaaaaagaaatatgtAACGTCTTTAGCTATTGCCAGATATTGGAAAAGGCAAGtacttttattttcttatattaaatTAGTTGTGAACTTGTAGCAAATATCAATAACTAAAGTTTAAAAAATGTTCTTATATATTCAATGTATTCTAACTGTTTAACTATCATACCTATTTTTTGAAAACTTCTAGACATGCTCTTACTAAAGTATCGATTCACATACTACAATGCATACCAAaaaccgaaaaaaaaagaaagaaagaaagaaagatactTTTGTGATaattaaaattatcacaatGACCAGAAATATAGAACTATGTCTTCTtactcaattaaataaaaaagatgcaataatttgttttctcatgaacaaatattctgtTTCCAATAGTACTAATCAATCTACTAATGTAGCAATTAAAACTACACTAAATAAAGTTAATCCatattgataaaaaaattatacaaatttgttaaaaaagataaaaattggtagaaaagagagaaatcaaaagaaaaaataattcaaTTTTATTTAGAAAGATATAAGTTGTTAAAAGAGacaacaattaaaagaaaagttaattAGAGAAGAGTTGTATACTAATATGGGTAAAACCTAGGAGAGAAGATGGTTAATTAAATTTatgaaaaatcattcaaaatgtcCCTCACATTCTgttatataaatttttccatttttcatttttaaaatattgaCTTTGCATtccttacaaattcaaattagcAAAGTTTGATCGCAATCTAAGTTTCTAACTACTTGTTAGCTTGAAATCATTATGTGATCCATATGCAGCCATATTTTATATACAAAAAAGTTAGATTCCACATTTTTATTAGCAAAAATGAATATAGATTAGATCAGATCTTACTTTTTAAgggagaaaatgaaaatggttaggattagattctatttctttagggataaaaaaaatgaatttagatCGGATCATTTATTTAGCTACAAATGAGAGCTAACCTTTTTTCCTCCCCAAAAAAATGATTATGTATGGGTCACATGATGGATTCGGGGTAAAAAGTGGTCGAAAACTTAGGATGGAACCAAATTTTATTGACTTGATTTTTAAGGGACGTAAAGTTACTATTTTAAAagtaaatgatgaaaaaatttatttgatgaaatgtgagagatattttaaatgatttttccttaaatttatttttttcatatgTGTGTGTAGATAGATTAGTACTATGTTGTGAGGTTCCTAGCGTTTAATAGTCTATTTCATCTCTTTAATTGCTAATTTTACATTCATAAATTGCAATTAACCCTAAGTAACTTATTTTAGGCGCCGTAGTCCAGTTACAAGAGGCCCAATAATATTAGGTCCTGAATTCAATTGAGAACCAATTATATTAGGCCTGAATTTGATGGTGTCCTAAAACTCTCACGTGTCAATTCCCAGAGagaacaatttaaaaaaaaacccttaTTTAACCCCTTTTTTCCCCTctttaaccttttgttcctAAATTCATTAAAATGGTGTATACTATGCCGTTCCAGTCCTTAGTCACTGACTTGAGTGCTTGAAATATTACTCCTTTTATAATAGGACCACAATGAAAATTGTGTTTAGTTATTACTAAGTCCACTATTTACTGATtacaaacacaaaaatacaATGTAAAGAAATTGTCTTAGTATTGGAACTCTAAAGGAGACTGATCTTCAAAAGTATTTATATCGAGATTTGTCAAATAAGCGCCCACTCAAAAGGAGCATAAGGTGGGGGAggataaattttttaaaaaataaaaggagcTTTAGGTGTTAGTTATTTGCATGAATTATGTACAATCAAGAAAGTTTTTGAATGTAGAAGGGGgcaataaataaatatttaaatatatgagaAATTATGTATTCCCTTCGTCCCATTTTTAACGTcatgtattttattttattggtgTCCCAAAATAAGAGTAACCATTTTAACTTCGACAGGTGCTTTCCAAtcttattatttaaaaaagtAACTTTTTAAAATCCCAATGCACATTTAGCAAAtaaatattttgaattcaaagaGTACATATGTAATTTCTCCAATGCCATCTCATTTAAACAtaacaatttttatgttttcataGAAACTTGAATTTCTAAAATATGACTTTAATATAAGGACGAAGCGAGTATAATTTAGACCTTATAGGGTGCCCGACAAACACGAgctaagggaaaaaaaaacttttacatATAAATGTCGAGTCCTGAGTTCAATTTCCCATTCCACTTCCGCTCTTCCTAAACCTCATCTCTACACTCatgaaaagaatttaaaaaaacaaCTAGATTTTTGTCGACAAGTACAATGGATTTTTTTCTTAACAGGTGTGCCACTGACACTAATTAACACAATTAAATCCTACCTAATctctcaagttttttttttccacgtTTACAAGTCGTTTTTCATTACCATACAAAATAATGACAAGCAATCGGTTTTCATTACCGTAAAAAATAATGACAAACAATCATAGAATTTGATAATAGAAAATTATACTCGATCGTCTTAATTTCAAATGTGCATATTAATGCTAGATACATTCTTAACTGGTCAAGCTTTCCTAcattctttcattcttttttgttAAACTTCACTAGGCCCTTTCTATCAGAGATGAAAGCACAACGTGGTGCCCAAATTAATTTACCGTACCCATATATTCCATTCtcctttttttctattttttatttttttcatttttcatttttctaattttgggtTTTGTTTCCACTCCCCAAAGCCTTCTTGGGACAGGACTCTGCTCTCATAATTTCAAAAGATCCAAAAGAAAACACCAAAACAAACGAAGAGATCCCATAGTGTTTGaattggaaatttttctaaaCCCAATTTTGCAACCATTTTACCTACTGCTGCTGATTCTGCAGTTTGAAAGCGTTATAGAATTTATAAGACCAATTGGATAACCATTTTTACCTACTTTTTCCTCTAGAAATTCCACAAAAAGATGGTGTCCGGTGGGGGGTAAAACATAACGAAACTGATTATGAAcatgaagaaaaaggaaaactagAGCAACCACAAAAATCAATTTATGAAATCTCAACAATTTTCTCATAAAATAATTCAAAGAGCAAACCATTAATAACACATACCAATTCCAATAAGATTTCGCCTTTCAAAACAATAacgaaaaagggaaaattgataaaatgtatcTGGTTAACATAATTAATTAACCATATCTCTGCATCTTGAATAAGTGCTGCTACTCCCAATCATTGTACTGAGGACTCGgttcatcaaaatcaaaatcaactGGAAGCCCACCAAAACAATCAAGATTAACGCTAGGAATCGATAAACTTGATGAATCAACATCGCCATTAACAGCATCAGCAGCCCTGTTCATCTCATCATCTTGAAAGAAATCATTGGAAGCCCACCAAAATAATCTAGATTAACGTTGGGAATCACTAAACTTGATGGATCAGCATCACCATTAATAGTATCAGCAGGCCTGGCCATCTCATCATCTTGAAAGAAATCATTGTTCTTTGGAAGACCACTGAAATAATCAAGATTAACTTTTGGAATCAACAAACTTGATGAAGCAGCATCTGCAGCAGCCCTGGTCATCTCATTATATTCTTGAAACAAATCATTATTCACTGGTAGTCCACTAATATAAACAGGATTCACAGGAAACCCACCAAAATAATCAAGATTAACATTGGGATTCAATAAACTTGATGAATCAGGATCACCATTAATATTATCATCAGCAGCCCTGTTCGTTCCATCATCTTCTTGAGACAATTCCTCACCCTCCAGGCCTTTCATGGTGACCATATAGTTTTCGAGTTCATCAACCCATTGAAGATCATCATTATCCAACGGCTGTTTCAACAAGGATTCTTTTCCATCACTGACCTGGTTAGTTTCCATCAATCCCTGCTCTATAACCTATTCTTCCATAGTATTTTCTTCAATCTCCACAGGCTTACTCTTTCCCTGATCATCAACAACAGTACCATTCTTACAAGAAGCAGAACTTGAAGATGAAGGCATCATGCCAGCAAGATACTGGTCAAGAATGGAGTCTACCGAAGCAGAGTCAGGACCACCGAAGGTAAAGAATCTACCACCTGGAGATTGGACAAGGATAGCAACTTGAGCCCCAGATTTTTTGCTGTATTCCTCAGCTTTCCTGAACAAGCCTGCACGACGTTTAGAAAACGAGACTAGcaagttcttcttcttctcaattttcttgatttgaatCTTTCTTCGACCACCGAAGTTTCTTTTATTCAGTATTACGGCGTTCTCCTCCATCGCTGAACAATTTCTTGAGCCAAAGGTTTTGGCTTGGACACACACAATTAATCGATTTTCTTGTGGTATCAGAGGAAGAGGTTGGTTGATTTACATGTAGAAAGGAGAGCTGCAGCGGATCTGCGTTTATAATTAGGAATCTGAATATTTCCTGTTTGGCATCTACCAAATTGAAGAGTTTCTAAATTGGTAGTTTCTAAATTCAATTATTCTAAAGTGCCGTTcccatttttagaaaatgagTTTAACTTTGTCAACGGTAAAAAGGGATACTTATATAGGCAGAGAAATAGAGTAGTTTTCTGCTACAATAGAAAAACAAATCCTATCCGTCCATCCGCTATTGAAACCTTGGTGGTATAGTACGTCGGCAAAACAATCCAAGAATATGGAGACCGGTGTTTCTAAGTGGAGAAGGACAATTTGACTTCCACAATGAAGAATGGAAATCTTTTTACTGTTTCCCCGCTCGTCCGGATTAAAGGCTAACCGAAAGAGTACCTTTTCACATCCAATGATTTTTTTGCAAACAAATTTATTTTACTTTGTTCCTTACACTATTCTATTTCAGATTCAAGTAATAATTCTAAACTAGAtctttttattttgcatttttgttggCATATTAAATTAAGGTTCAacattaaaaattttcatattattatttagtaGTGTTTTTGTCATGTTAGGGTTTTAGTAATTCTATTGGAATCAAGGTAGGGTAGTTTTAGTGTTTAAAAATTAGTATCTTATTAGGAAATTTCTTATGGTTGTGAGACTTATTTATCAAGTCATTTACAAACAAGGAATCATATTATTGCGTTTAGTTGAGAAGAGTGAAAGATTGAGAGCATTGTTATTATGGTGCGtgattaataaattattattgaTATTATTCCTCTTATCCGACACATATTCTTATGTGTGTGAATTGCTTCCCCGAATACATTAATTATATGAAATATATCTCCTATATATTTTCGGTGAATTTTTTGGTTCTACATCTGGTTTTAGAGCCCTATGTTCAAGAAATTGATCCTAGAGTTCCTGCACACATTGAAGAATTGACTCCATTACAAGGATTAATTGTGGGTGTTTTCTGCTGTTAGAGTTAGAGTATAAAAATTACTGCAAagaaattaattgattgaattagATCACAAGGTTGGTCATGAAATGTCTAATTTGTGGGGATTGGGCCATAAAATTGGTTCAGAAGAATTGTCAAATTGATTGTGGTTGTGAAGATAAAGATTGGAGAAGAATCTTATTAGTTGAATTGTGATATGAAAATCACAAAGTGATTGTCAATACGTTGATATCAAATTGGGCGACGAAAACAGTCTATCCAAAAGCGTGAATtattttcacaagtgaaaaataagTTGAGCAACGAGATAAATTTGTCCAGGGGCATGGAATATTGCAGCAGCAAAAATCAAGGGAGATTATTGATTGGTGGTGAGCCAGATCCAAACGAGAGCTTGATTTAAGGGAGGCAATATTCAGTAACAAAATAAATCAAGactcaaaattaaaaattttcatattattatttagtaGTGTTTTTGTcaagttagggttttagtaaTTCTATTGGAATCAAGTTATGGTAGTTTTATTGTTTAAGAATTAGTATCTTATTAGGAAATTTTTATAATTGTAAGACTTGTTTCTCAAGTTATTTAGCCTATAAAGAGCGAGTCATATTATTGTGTTTAGTTAAGAAGAGTGAAAGATTGAAAGCCTTGTTATTATGGTGCGtgattaataaattattattggTATTATTCCTTTTCTCCCACACATATTCTTATGTGTGTGAATTGCCTCCCCGGATAcattaattttatcaaatatatCTCCTATATATTTTCAGTGAATTTTTTGGTTCTACAATTTTTCCTAAGATTAGTTTTTTGGTAGACTatttttttgcttatttgtaTTATGGATAGCTTCTTGTTTGTAAAACATTATTTTAttgcatcataaacatattattt
Encoded proteins:
- the LOC113782464 gene encoding agamous-like MADS-box protein AGL23; translation: MEENAVILNKRNFGGRRKIQIKKIEKKKNLLVSFSKRRAGLFRKAEEYSKKSGAQVAILVQSPGGRFFTFGGPDSASVDSILDQYLAGMMPSSSSSASCKNGTVVDDQGKSKPVEIEENTMEE